In a single window of the Acyrthosiphon pisum isolate AL4f chromosome X, pea_aphid_22Mar2018_4r6ur, whole genome shotgun sequence genome:
- the LOC115033109 gene encoding uncharacterized protein LOC115033109 yields MEVHKHKFIKWPRGNAIHQTLQDFKHLRPKAFPGAFMALDGCHIKVPAPWSKRTRMRHVDQRCYINRKHVASVVLQGICDSNQKFTNIFAGWPGASHDSQDF; encoded by the exons ATGGAAGTCCATAaacataagtttataaaatggcCTCGGGGAAATGCTATACATCAAACTCTTCAAGATTTTAAACATCTTAGACCAAAGGCTTTCCCTGGTGCTTTTATGGCCTTGGATGGATGTCATATTAAAGTTCCTGCTCCCTGGAGTAAACGTACACGAATGAGGCATGTTGATCAACGTTGCTATATCAACCGCAAACATGTAGCTTCTGTAGTTTTACAG GGAATATGTGATAGCAATCAaaaatttaccaatatttttgcGGGCTGGCCTGGTGCATCACATGATAGCCAggatttttag